From a single Polynucleobacter asymbioticus QLW-P1DMWA-1 genomic region:
- the pdxH gene encoding pyridoxamine 5'-phosphate oxidase, translating into MDSIAQLRKNYTFGQLSETEVPHHPLPLFQLWFDQAVKAECPEPNSMTLATADKAGNPSARIVLLKGADQNGFTFFTNYESQKGQDLAVRPQAALLFHWHELERQVRIKGLVERVSATESDEYFHSRPPASRIGAWASPQSAAIPNREFLEEAEKRFKSEFGEAPPRPEHWGGYRLRPTEMEFWQGRPSRLHDRIHYKLDGSNWKVTRLAP; encoded by the coding sequence ATGGACTCCATTGCTCAACTTCGCAAAAACTACACCTTTGGTCAGCTTTCAGAAACCGAGGTTCCTCATCATCCGTTGCCCTTGTTTCAACTGTGGTTTGATCAAGCAGTGAAAGCAGAGTGTCCTGAACCCAATTCCATGACTTTGGCAACAGCTGATAAAGCAGGCAATCCATCAGCCCGTATTGTCTTACTAAAAGGCGCAGACCAAAACGGTTTCACCTTTTTTACCAATTACGAGAGTCAAAAAGGCCAAGATCTCGCTGTTCGCCCTCAGGCTGCCCTTCTTTTTCACTGGCATGAACTAGAGCGTCAAGTTCGAATCAAGGGCCTTGTGGAGCGCGTAAGCGCTACTGAAAGCGACGAATACTTTCACTCACGCCCACCTGCTTCCAGAATTGGTGCTTGGGCCTCGCCGCAAAGTGCTGCTATCCCGAATCGCGAGTTTTTAGAAGAGGCTGAGAAACGTTTCAAGTCTGAATTTGGAGAAGCGCCTCCACGCCCTGAGCATTGGGGTGGTTATCGACTACGCCCAACTGAGATGGAGTTTTGGCAAGGTCGCCCCTCCCGTCTGCATGATCGCATCCATTACAAGCTCGATGGCAGCAATTGGAAAGTGACTCGCCTCGCACCGTAA
- a CDS encoding coniferyl aldehyde dehydrogenase, whose amino-acid sequence MNRFTIQLDEIKAAFAAEPNPTLEVRLERIGRISKMIEVNEEKICKALVADFGVRDSIETRLVEFQKIYQACAYARKHLKEWMKPTQIETPFYLGASEAWIESQSIGVVGIISPWNYPVRLALLPAIAAFAAGNRVWLKPSERSSRTSGFLASLIQEYFHPSEFCVSTGGAEVAEQFAALPFAHLFFTGSEAIGKKVMRAAAENLTPITLELGGKSPAVIDSSAKLKEVASSIAYGKLLNSGQTCIAPDYVLIEQEQRDTFIQELQAAAQKQFSDPKELTGPIDDEQLQYWQHLVSDAIDRGAKVIPLLNNPSAGARRFEPVALIDVPQEARVLHEELFGPILPIVTVANSSAAIEYINNRPHPLALYWFGKDKKNLKQVLEQTRSGGVTINDVFLHATLESLPFGGVGSSGMGRYHGKAGFDNFSYQKSILEVRGLLGTNLLKGTKPAHPPYTKRTERLLKRLK is encoded by the coding sequence ATGAATCGCTTCACCATTCAGCTTGATGAAATCAAGGCGGCCTTCGCAGCCGAACCAAACCCCACCTTAGAAGTGAGGCTTGAGCGCATTGGACGAATCAGCAAGATGATCGAGGTCAATGAAGAGAAAATCTGTAAAGCACTGGTTGCCGATTTTGGTGTCCGAGATTCCATTGAAACTCGTCTTGTTGAATTTCAAAAGATTTACCAAGCTTGTGCGTACGCACGCAAGCATCTCAAAGAATGGATGAAGCCAACTCAAATAGAGACCCCCTTTTATTTGGGCGCATCCGAAGCTTGGATTGAAAGTCAATCAATTGGCGTAGTTGGCATCATAAGTCCCTGGAATTACCCAGTGAGATTGGCTCTACTTCCTGCAATCGCTGCTTTTGCTGCGGGTAACCGTGTTTGGCTAAAACCATCTGAGCGCAGTTCACGCACATCAGGTTTTTTAGCAAGCCTCATTCAAGAATATTTTCACCCGAGCGAATTTTGCGTCTCCACTGGAGGGGCTGAGGTAGCTGAACAATTTGCCGCCCTACCTTTTGCGCATCTATTTTTCACAGGCTCAGAGGCCATTGGTAAAAAAGTCATGCGCGCAGCAGCTGAGAACCTGACTCCTATTACTTTGGAGCTTGGTGGCAAATCACCAGCTGTCATTGACTCATCTGCCAAGCTGAAAGAGGTAGCTAGCTCAATAGCCTATGGCAAGCTTCTGAATAGCGGTCAAACTTGTATTGCACCAGACTACGTCCTCATTGAGCAAGAACAGCGAGATACATTTATTCAAGAGCTTCAAGCTGCAGCCCAAAAGCAATTTAGTGACCCTAAGGAGCTTACCGGTCCAATCGACGATGAGCAATTGCAGTACTGGCAACATCTAGTTAGTGACGCTATTGACCGTGGCGCAAAAGTAATCCCACTGCTGAATAATCCTTCGGCGGGCGCAAGACGATTTGAGCCAGTCGCCTTAATTGATGTGCCTCAAGAAGCCCGCGTACTTCATGAGGAATTATTTGGTCCAATATTGCCCATAGTGACTGTGGCAAATTCTTCAGCTGCCATTGAATACATCAATAACAGACCTCATCCATTGGCGCTTTATTGGTTTGGTAAAGATAAAAAGAATTTGAAACAGGTGCTTGAGCAAACACGCTCTGGCGGAGTAACCATCAATGACGTATTCCTGCATGCAACTCTAGAGTCTTTGCCATTTGGTGGGGTTGGCTCTAGCGGCATGGGCAGATATCACGGCAAAGCAGGATTTGATAACTTCAGCTACCAAAAATCGATTCTGGAAGTCCGTGGCCTCTTGGGAACAAACCTACTAAAAGGCACTAAGCCAGCACATCCTCCCTACACCAAAAGGACTGAGCGTCTTTTAAAGCGACTGAAGTAA
- the msrA gene encoding peptide-methionine (S)-S-oxide reductase MsrA, whose product MNEITDKNLPTLERATLGGGCFWCLEAVYQQIQGVKSVVSGYAGGARPNPSYESVCTGATGHAEIVDIEFDPKVVSFRDLLEIFFVIHNPTTLNYQGNDHGTQYRSVIYTHSDEQAKIANEVVQELEDSKIYADPVVTQIESAPTIYPAEDYHQNYFQQHPHQGYCAAVVAPKLAKFRAKFKSLIAPQYA is encoded by the coding sequence ATGAATGAAATTACCGATAAAAACCTACCCACCTTAGAGCGTGCCACCCTTGGTGGCGGATGTTTTTGGTGTCTGGAAGCTGTTTACCAGCAAATTCAAGGCGTTAAAAGTGTCGTTTCTGGTTATGCCGGGGGCGCTAGACCCAATCCTTCTTATGAGTCTGTTTGCACCGGTGCTACGGGCCATGCGGAAATTGTGGATATCGAGTTTGACCCGAAAGTGGTTTCCTTCAGAGATCTATTGGAAATTTTCTTTGTTATCCATAATCCAACAACATTGAACTACCAGGGCAATGATCATGGCACCCAATATCGCTCAGTGATTTATACGCATAGTGATGAGCAGGCCAAGATTGCTAATGAAGTCGTACAAGAGCTTGAGGATTCCAAAATTTACGCTGATCCTGTAGTTACTCAAATCGAATCAGCGCCAACAATTTATCCGGCTGAGGACTATCACCAAAATTATTTTCAGCAGCACCCTCATCAGGGGTACTGCGCTGCTGTAGTAGCTCCGAAGTTGGCTAAATTTAGGGCCAAATTTAAATCGCTTATTGCCCCGCAATACGCTTAG
- a CDS encoding DEAD/DEAH box helicase, protein MTFSKETKIESKDSKSTGTEFQNFALAASLLKNVAELGFTQATSVQAQVIPAALAGGDLLVSSQTGSGKTAAFLLPLINQLIEDNPNNSPVPGRAQPKVLVLCPTRELAQQVAADAVNLVRGMKGIRIATVMGGMPYGKQIQALKGALLVVATPGRLLDLCDSKAIRLDDVKQLVIDEADRMLDMGFADDLEAIDKRCAGRNQTLMFSATFAPKIMSLANELTTDAKRIELAHAGEKHANIEQKLHWADSMSHKHKLLEHILADATLDQAVVFASTQVESEKIADTLRANGYEASALHGAMPQAVRMRRLESLRKGHTKILVATDVAARGIDVPRISHVINFGLPMKPEDYTHRIGRTGRAGRNGVAITLVEHRDRAKIRNIERFTQQDIVASVIAGLEPQAKPSFGGGGGRPGGRSGGGGGRSGGGRSGGGYGSGARSESRFGGGGTGGGNRTGNHFESRSGDTRPARSADSRPARPAGGPRFAKPKTGGGQRRNFSGS, encoded by the coding sequence ATGACTTTTTCTAAAGAAACTAAAATCGAGTCGAAAGACTCAAAGAGCACTGGAACTGAATTCCAGAATTTCGCCCTAGCGGCATCACTCCTTAAAAACGTTGCTGAACTGGGTTTTACCCAAGCCACTTCCGTGCAAGCTCAGGTTATTCCTGCGGCCTTAGCTGGTGGTGATTTATTGGTCAGCAGCCAAACCGGTAGCGGTAAAACCGCAGCCTTTTTATTGCCTTTGATTAATCAACTCATCGAAGACAACCCGAACAACTCACCTGTACCAGGTCGCGCACAACCTAAAGTGTTAGTGCTCTGCCCTACTCGTGAATTGGCTCAGCAGGTTGCCGCCGATGCAGTGAACTTAGTTCGTGGCATGAAGGGTATCCGTATTGCAACTGTGATGGGTGGCATGCCTTACGGCAAGCAGATCCAAGCATTGAAAGGTGCATTGTTAGTTGTTGCAACTCCGGGTCGTTTACTCGACTTGTGCGACAGTAAAGCAATTCGCTTGGACGATGTAAAACAACTCGTTATCGACGAAGCCGATCGCATGCTCGACATGGGATTTGCTGATGATCTCGAGGCTATTGATAAGCGTTGCGCTGGTCGTAACCAAACTTTGATGTTCTCAGCAACTTTCGCGCCAAAGATTATGTCTTTAGCAAATGAGTTGACCACTGATGCAAAGCGTATTGAACTTGCTCACGCAGGCGAAAAGCACGCCAACATCGAACAGAAGTTACATTGGGCTGACAGCATGTCACACAAGCACAAATTACTTGAGCACATTTTGGCTGATGCCACTTTGGATCAAGCGGTAGTGTTTGCAAGCACTCAAGTTGAGAGCGAGAAAATCGCCGACACCTTACGTGCTAATGGCTACGAAGCAAGCGCCTTGCATGGTGCAATGCCTCAGGCTGTGCGTATGCGCCGTCTCGAGTCCTTACGTAAGGGTCATACCAAGATTTTGGTAGCAACCGACGTAGCAGCTCGTGGTATCGACGTTCCACGTATCAGTCACGTGATTAACTTTGGCTTGCCAATGAAACCAGAAGACTACACGCACCGTATTGGTCGTACTGGTCGCGCTGGTCGCAATGGTGTGGCTATCACTTTGGTCGAACATCGTGATCGCGCCAAGATTCGCAATATCGAGCGCTTTACGCAGCAAGATATCGTGGCATCAGTGATCGCTGGCCTTGAGCCACAAGCTAAACCAAGCTTTGGTGGTGGCGGTGGTCGTCCTGGTGGCCGCTCTGGTGGTGGCGGTGGCCGCTCTGGTGGTGGTCGTTCTGGTGGTGGCTATGGTTCTGGAGCTCGCTCTGAATCTCGTTTCGGTGGTGGTGGCACTGGTGGTGGAAACCGCACAGGCAATCATTTCGAGTCTCGTTCAGGTGATACACGTCCAGCACGTTCTGCTGACTCACGTCCGGCACGCCCAGCAGGTGGACCACGCTTTGCTAAACCAAAGACTGGGGGCGGTCAACGTCGTAACTTTAGCGGAAGCTAA
- the leuE gene encoding leucine efflux protein LeuE, whose product MTSKLIAEIELGGDESNCLKKPLSMADYDRDYKGFPDFNYHVAMEWFTLNLLSPTNAGIIDFPTYLLGTLITILFPGPNSLYVLTITTLKGWRYGAWGALGIFIGDSVLMGAVVLGAVSLLISSPIAFNVVRLMGAAYLGWIGIGLVRSGWQRWNSKADSANINVLQVRIMLLHPLAAALVLSLTNPKAIFFFIAFFSQFIRPDFEYPLHTFFYLAIVLQLMSMAYLGTLICVGQYCLTYFQRHQRLAAGLWIVAGLLFIGFALRLALA is encoded by the coding sequence ATGACTTCTAAACTAATCGCTGAAATAGAGCTGGGGGGCGATGAATCAAATTGCTTAAAAAAGCCTCTCAGTATGGCAGATTACGACCGAGATTACAAGGGTTTTCCCGACTTTAATTATCATGTAGCAATGGAATGGTTCACATTAAACCTCTTATCACCTACAAACGCTGGAATCATTGATTTCCCAACCTATTTGTTGGGCACACTCATCACGATTCTTTTTCCAGGGCCAAACTCGCTTTATGTTCTCACTATCACCACCTTAAAAGGGTGGCGCTATGGCGCGTGGGGTGCATTGGGAATATTCATTGGAGATTCGGTGTTGATGGGTGCAGTAGTGTTGGGCGCAGTATCTCTGCTGATTTCATCGCCAATCGCTTTTAATGTGGTGCGCCTTATGGGAGCAGCCTATTTAGGGTGGATAGGAATTGGCTTGGTGAGAAGCGGGTGGCAGCGCTGGAACTCTAAAGCTGATTCTGCAAACATCAATGTATTGCAGGTGCGCATCATGCTTCTGCATCCACTAGCTGCTGCACTCGTTTTATCGCTGACTAATCCCAAGGCAATTTTCTTTTTTATTGCATTTTTCTCGCAATTTATCAGACCAGATTTTGAGTACCCCTTACATACTTTTTTCTATCTAGCGATCGTTTTGCAGCTAATGAGTATGGCTTATCTCGGCACTCTTATATGTGTTGGCCAATATTGCCTCACCTACTTTCAGAGACACCAGCGTTTGGCTGCGGGTCTGTGGATAGTCGCTGGATTACTCTTTATTGGGTTTGCCCTGCGACTAGCGCTCGCTTAG
- a CDS encoding tRNA threonylcarbamoyladenosine dehydratase: protein MAEDKIEGSIEDRRFGGVSRLYGPELRARFQSATVVVAGLGGVGSWAAEALARTGIGHLVLVDFDHISESNTNRQIHAIDGQYGMAKVQAMTQRILQINPEILLTTHDEFLDSDNLDRIIPQDAFVLDATDSAQTKIALAVWAAKHQRALVMCGAAGGKSDPTSVRCDDLSRTEQDALLAKVRQGLRQDHGFSRNLKKKIGIRAIYSHEPRAGASTGGLACSGYGSTVMVTAACGLAAAAEILNLIGLGLNPASFEATL, encoded by the coding sequence ATGGCGGAAGACAAGATAGAAGGCAGTATTGAAGATCGGCGTTTTGGCGGGGTTTCAAGACTCTACGGCCCAGAATTGCGTGCGCGTTTTCAAAGCGCCACCGTAGTTGTTGCTGGTTTAGGGGGTGTTGGTTCCTGGGCAGCTGAAGCTTTAGCTCGAACTGGCATTGGCCATTTGGTATTGGTTGATTTTGATCACATCTCTGAGAGCAATACGAATCGCCAAATTCATGCAATCGATGGTCAATATGGCATGGCTAAAGTGCAGGCGATGACCCAACGCATTTTGCAAATCAATCCTGAAATTCTACTCACTACACATGATGAGTTTCTTGATTCGGATAACTTAGATCGCATTATTCCTCAGGATGCATTTGTTTTGGATGCCACGGATTCTGCGCAAACCAAAATTGCTCTTGCAGTATGGGCCGCAAAACATCAACGTGCTTTAGTGATGTGTGGAGCAGCAGGTGGAAAATCTGATCCGACATCCGTGCGCTGCGATGATTTATCACGCACTGAGCAAGATGCGTTGCTGGCTAAGGTGCGCCAAGGACTAAGGCAGGATCATGGGTTTTCTAGGAACCTCAAAAAGAAAATCGGCATTCGCGCTATTTATTCCCATGAGCCTAGAGCAGGTGCATCTACAGGAGGTCTTGCCTGTTCGGGTTATGGCTCCACCGTGATGGTTACTGCGGCATGCGGATTGGCGGCAGCAGCTGAAATATTAAATCTGATTGGTTTGGGTCTCAATCCCGCATCTTTTGAGGCTACCCTCTAA